In Phyllostomus discolor isolate MPI-MPIP mPhyDis1 chromosome 2, mPhyDis1.pri.v3, whole genome shotgun sequence, the following are encoded in one genomic region:
- the KERA gene encoding keratocan yields the protein MATTVCFIIWVVFITGSVWTRTVRQVYELHDPEDWNEQDFDCPRECFCPPSFPTALYCENRGLKEIPAIPSRIWYLYLENNLIETIPEKPFENATQLRWINLNKNKITNYGIEKGALSQLKKLLFLFLEDNELEEVPSPLPRSLEQLQLARNKVSRIPQGTFSNLENLTLLDLQHNKLLDNAFQRDTFKGLKNLIQLNMAKNALRNMPPRLPANTMQLFLDNNSIEGIPENYFNVIPKVAFLRLNHNKLSDAGLPSSGFDVSSILDLQLSHNRLTKVPRINAHLQHLHLDHNKIKNVNVSVICPTPATLPADQDSFSYGPHLSYLRLDGNEIRSPIPMDLMTCFRLLQTIII from the exons ATGGCAACCACAGTCTGTTTCATCATCTGGGTGGTATTCATAACAGGCTCAGTGTGGACTCGGACTGTGAGACAGGTCTATGAGTTACATGATCCAGAAGATTGGAATGAGCAAGACTTTGATTGTCCCAGGGAATGTTTCTGTCCCCCCAGTTTCCCTACTGCTTTATATTGTGAAAATCGTGGTCTCAAAGAAATCCCTGCTATTCCTTCAAGGATCTGGTATCTTTATCTTGAAAACAACCTGATAGAAACAATTCCCGAGAAGCCATTTGAAAATGCCACCCAGCTGAGATGGATCAATCTcaataagaacaaaataaccAACTATGGAATTGAAAAAGGAGCCCTGAGCCAGCTAAAGAAGctgcttttcttatttctggaaGATAACGAGCTAGAGGAGGTACCTTCTCCATTGCCAAGAAGTTTAGAACAATTACAATTAGCCAGAAACAAGGTGTCCAGAATTCCTCAAGGCACCTTCAGCAACCTGGAGAACCTGACCCTTCTTGACCTGCAACACAATAAACTACTAGACAACGCCTTTCAAAGAGACACCTTTAAGGGACTTAAGAACCTCATACAGCTAAATATGGCCAAGAACGCCCTGAGGAATATGCCACCAAGATTACCAGCCAACACAATGCAACTGTTTTTAGACAACAATTCCATTGAGGGAAtaccagaaaattattttaatgtgattCCTAAAGTGGCCTTTCTGAGACTAAACCACAACAAATTATCAGATGCAGGTCTCCCTTCAAGTGGTTTTGATGTGTCATCCATTCTAGATCTCCAGCTGTCTCACAATCGGCTCACAAAGGTCCCCAGAATCAATGCCCACCTGCAGCACCTGCATCTTGATCATAACAAAATTAAGA ATGTGAACGTTTCTGTGATATGCCCTACCCCTGCCACACTTCCTGCAGACCAGGACTCCTTCAGTTATGGACCTCACCTGAGCTACCTTCGACTGGACGGAAATGAAATCAGATCACCAATCCCAATGGATTTAATGACCTGCTTCAGGCTCCTTCAGACTATCAtcatttaa